The SAR324 cluster bacterium genomic interval CTGCGAAGATCCGAGGGAGAGCCAAAAACTACTTTTCTTTTTCAGCTTTTCTACATTGATTCTAGGGTCTGTGCTCTTGAACTTCAGGACTGCCTCAATCCAGATCTTGAGCCTGTTATCTTGACCGATATCGGGATGAGCCAGTCCTTTGAGCCGGAGATGCTTTTATTCACACGGGTGTTGATGTTTGAGAAATTCAACATCAGCTCCGGTGCCACCTTTGCGTTCGACTTCGACATCGCCGAGGTGTTGCTAAAAATGTACGCGAAAAAACTGCAGAAGTTTCCAAAGCTGCCCAAGGATACGAAGCGCTTTCTCTGCTTCTTCAAACTTTACCAGCGGTATGGATACGAGGTGGGCGAAAAATCCATTGAGGATAGCTGGTAGGCTCAGTCAATCAGTGTTTCGATTTCCAAGATTGTGAACTGTTTGTGCCTACTTTTCATGGACAGTGGCTTAAGGTACTTTTGAACTTTTTTGAGGAGAGTACCAATGTCGAAGACTGTCAGCCTTCCTGTGAACATTCAACTGTCCCTCAACACCCCAAGCAACCTCTCCAAATCCTGCTCATTGATATGAAGATGTGGGGCAATCCGTAGTGAATCCCCTCGATAACTAACGAAGATATTTTGCTCAGCCAATTTCCCCACAAAGTCTTCAGACACTCTTCTCTTTGACGATGCTCCCAACAGGTGAGGACTGCGGTGTTGTTTGGGAACCGGAGTCCAGTCTATCTCTTCCAGCACCTGTGTGATCCGGTCATTGATTGCTTCCAGAGTGTCTGCGATGTTTATCACTCCCCAGTCCCCAAGTTGCCGCAGCGCAACCAATCCACCCGGTAGCAACGAGGGAATACTCTTCTGGCCCATTTCGAATCGCCGGACTCCGGATTGATACGGTGCCTCATAGTCCAGAGGTCTCTCGAAGACTTCAGCGCCCTCCCGGCTGAGCCAGGTCTCCTCCAACGGACGTTCCCCATGCCAGCGTGGATCTACATAGAAGAGGCTCAGTCCATATGGAAAGAGCAACCACTTGTAGCCGGCTGCCACCACGAAGTCAGGACGCACTCGCTCGATGTCCAAGGGCAGGGCACCCAGCGACTGAGTAAGTTCCAGGCTCAGGCAAGCTCCCAATGAATGTGTGGCCTCACTGATCACCAACAGGTCGAGCCGTGCACCATTTGTCCAATGACAATTAGGGATGGCCACTAGCTTGGTTTGAGGTGTGAGACAATCCAGCACCGCCTGGGTCCAGTTGAAGTCCTTTGGCGCCTGCACAACTACCAGCTGGGCTCCGGTAACCTGGCTGAGCCGCTGCCAGGGTAGGTATTCTGAAGGGAAGGCTTTCTCCAGCACAATGATTTCATCACCTCGACTGAGCTTCTCTTCAAAAATCCGAGCCACCGTCGAAGTCCCGTAACTGGCAGATGGGATCACTGCATAACATTCCGAATTACCACCCAGTGCTCTTGCGGCCAGCTTCCGGAATTGCTCAGCATCGTCAAAAAAATTGTTGGGCTTGCGCTGCCAAGGTTGACACTTCGACAACACACCCTCGATCAACACCTTGGCTGACTCAACCAACAAGGGTGCATTGTAAGCGCAGTTGAAGTAGGCGATCTCTGGAGAAATCTCGAAGAGGTGACGCTGTGATTCGAGTTGGGCCATCGTTGCTTTCCCTGATGCGATGAATGGATAGAACCGCTGGATGTTCTATCCATTTTACTTTTGCAGTCAATCCCCCGATGATCTCTGCTTTCCGGTTTCAATCCAGCGTTGTCTCTCGGAGAAAAACTTGTCGTTGCTGCTTCCGAAGCTGGAAGTCCGCTATTGATCACAACCCAATACCCTTGAAGATTCATGGCAAAAACCAGAATGGTGATGGAGTTGGGCATGGGAGTATCTCTGGTCAGCCAGAACTACACCAAGGCTGCCTGTCGGGCCGTCCAGGATGCCCTCTACCGCAACTCGCTCAATCTCCCCTTGGCTTTCGGTGCGTCTCCCGCAGACATGATCGTTGAGCTAGAAATCGCTGTACAACAACCCGATCAGGTTGACGTGGTGCAGGTTCAAAAACTGATTCCTCACGGCAAGAGTTCAGTGAGCGTGGTCCACGGTGGACTCGACATTCCCCAGCCGAACGGACTGGGTACAACCACGGTCGCTAATGTTGCTGTGGTTGTTTACCTCGACATTGAACCCGGAGATCGCTGATGCAACGTCTTATTCTTGAAATTGGTACCGGCAATGATCTCTACGGTGGGAACTACACCAAGGCTGCCTGTCGGGCTGTCCAGGATGCAATTCACCACAGCTCACTGATTCTGTTCCGCTCCCTCGACATCTCCCATGAAAAGATGCAGGTAAACGTCACCGTCGGAGTGCAGGAACCCAAAAAGGTCGATCGGGATATCGTTGCCCGTGAATTGCCACGTGGAAATGTATCGGTCGAAGTGACCAAGGGAGGAATGAATGTGGTTGACGAGGTGCACGACACTGTCTCCGTAATCGCCACCGTCGCCATTGAAGCCTGCCTGGAAGTTCCTCCAGGCAAGTGGAAGGTGCTCAGTAACTAAGCCCTCAGAACTGAACCCCACGGGTTAGGGCACCATCAGCCACCAGGTTGGTTCCGGAGATACGGGAAGCCAATGGACTGGCAAGCATCAATACAGGAAAGGCCTGTTCTTCGACTGTACCCATACGTCCGGTTGGGTTGAGGTCCATCGCCAACTTGAACAGGTCCGGGTTGCCCTGCTCGATGTTTTCCCAGACCCCACCGGGGAAGTAGGTGTTGCCCGGAGAGACACTGTTGGCACGAATGTTCTTGGAGGCCAGTGAGAAAGAGATGTGGGCTGTATAGGCGATGATCGCAGACTTAGCAGTTCCATACGGTCCACCAGCAAAGTCGGCTTCTCGTCCAGAGACACTTGAGATGTTGACAATCGAAGCTGAGTCGCTCTGCTCAAGGTAGGGGATCGCCGTGGTACAAGTCCGGACCGTGTGCATTACGTCGATGTTGAAGGAAGCC includes:
- a CDS encoding aminotransferase class V-fold PLP-dependent enzyme; amino-acid sequence: MAQLESQRHLFEISPEIAYFNCAYNAPLLVESAKVLIEGVLSKCQPWQRKPNNFFDDAEQFRKLAARALGGNSECYAVIPSASYGTSTVARIFEEKLSRGDEIIVLEKAFPSEYLPWQRLSQVTGAQLVVVQAPKDFNWTQAVLDCLTPQTKLVAIPNCHWTNGARLDLLVISEATHSLGACLSLELTQSLGALPLDIERVRPDFVVAAGYKWLLFPYGLSLFYVDPRWHGERPLEETWLSREGAEVFERPLDYEAPYQSGVRRFEMGQKSIPSLLPGGLVALRQLGDWGVINIADTLEAINDRITQVLEEIDWTPVPKQHRSPHLLGASSKRRVSEDFVGKLAEQNIFVSYRGDSLRIAPHLHINEQDLERLLGVLRDS
- a CDS encoding Lin0512 family protein: MAKTRMVMELGMGVSLVSQNYTKAACRAVQDALYRNSLNLPLAFGASPADMIVELEIAVQQPDQVDVVQVQKLIPHGKSSVSVVHGGLDIPQPNGLGTTTVANVAVVVYLDIEPGDR
- a CDS encoding Lin0512 family protein; this encodes MQRLILEIGTGNDLYGGNYTKAACRAVQDAIHHSSLILFRSLDISHEKMQVNVTVGVQEPKKVDRDIVARELPRGNVSVEVTKGGMNVVDEVHDTVSVIATVAIEACLEVPPGKWKVLSN
- a CDS encoding SDR family oxidoreductase translates to MDLGLKGKKALVTGGTKGIGRAIVEAFVGEGTHVAFCARNAAEVQQAQDDLSGKGPTVLGTALDVGNKEALEQWVHDSTKALGGLDIVVCNVSALAIPTSEENWQASFNIDVMHTVRTCTTAIPYLEQSDSASIVNISSVSGREADFAGGPYGTAKSAIIAYTAHISFSLASKNIRANSVSPGNTYFPGGVWENIEQGNPDLFKLAMDLNPTGRMGTVEEQAFPVLMLASPLASRISGTNLVADGALTRGVQF